One region of Pogona vitticeps strain Pit_001003342236 chromosome 1, PviZW2.1, whole genome shotgun sequence genomic DNA includes:
- the TIAM2 gene encoding rho guanine nucleotide exchange factor TIAM2 isoform X3 has protein sequence MSAEQISALCPQFHDTQVDGMEEVKDIPFIKPLARQLTDADRLRKVIQELMDTEKSYVKDLSCLFQLYLEPLQNETFLTQDEMESLFGSLPEMLDFQKVFLETLEDGISSCSDFNMLETPSQFRKLLFSLGGSFLYYADHFKLYSGFCANHIKVQKVLERAKTDKAFKAFLDAHNPTKQHSSTLESFLIKPVQRVLKYPLLLKELVSLTDPESEEHYHLTEALKAMEKVASHINEMQKIYEDYGAVFDQLVADQSGTQKEVTELSMGELLLYSTVLWLNPFPSLGKTRRDLELTVFVFKRAVILVYKENCKLKKKLATNVRTTLNQGDLDSFKFRWLIPLSALQVRLSNTAGTENNCIWELIHTKSELQGRPETTFQLCSSDCESKANIVKVIRSILRENFRRQIKCDLPLEKACKSRLVLHKNRIPVSAKLASSRALKLLKNSPTNEWNTDAIKGSELDSDECSQSSSTPSSSCHTTDSILESKDSSPVKHLQNCASDFSNSPVKESDILSDAEDDYQQILNKGSPTKDIEIEFQRLKISENLGSDAEERYPDEKKSEAEHPKLVRAHFCPIKRKANSTRRDKGTLLAMQETHQSLDSHPDAGSFDLNSVLEREFSVQSLTSVVNEDCFYETVDRHGKS, from the exons AGTGCTGAACAGATTTCAGCATTGTGTCCACAATTCCATGACACTCAGGTAGATGGTATGGAAGAAGTAAAGGATATCCCTTTTATAAAGCCACTGGCAAGGCAGCTTACAGATGCTGACAGGCTTCGGAAGGTCATCCAAGAGCTTATGGACACAGAGAAATCctatgtaaag GATTTGAGCTGCCTCTTTCAGTTATacttggagcctcttcagaatGAGACCTTCCTCACTCAAGATGAG ATGGAATCATTGTTTGGCAGTCTGCCAGAGATGTTGGATTTTCAAAAAGTTTTTCTAGAAACCCTTGAAGATGGCATTTCCTCCTGTTCTGATTTTAACATGCTTGAAACCCCTTCACAATTTCGG aaactGCTGTTTTCTTTGGGTGGCTCTTTCCTCTACTATGCTGATCATTTTAAACTGTACAGTGGATTCTGTGCAAACCACATCAAAGTCCAAAAGGTTCTTGAAAGAG ccAAGACAGATAAAGCCTTCAAGGCCTTTCTGGATGCTCACAACCCGACAAAGCAGCATTCTTCCACACTGGAGTCCTTTCTCATCAAGCCAGTTCAGAGAGTGCTGAAATACCCGCTGCTCCTGAAAGAGCTGGTATCCCTGACAGACCCTGAAAGTGAGGAGCATTACCATCTCACAG AAGCACTGAAGGCAATGGAAAAGGTGGCCAGTCACATCAATGAAATGCAGAAGATTTATGAGGATTATGGGGCAGTGTTTGACCAGCTAGTCGCAGATCAGAGTGGGACTCAGAAAGAG GTCACAGAACTTTCCATGGGAGAGCTTCTTTTGTACTCAACTGTTTTATGGCTGAACCCATTCCCCTCTTTAGGCAAAACAAGAAGAGACTTAGAGCTCACAGTATTTG TGTTCAAAAGAGCTGTCATATTAGTGTATAAAGAGAACTGCAAACTCAAAAAGAAGTTG GCAACTAATGTCCGAACAACACTCAATCAAGGTGATCTGGATTCATTTAAATTCCGTTGGTTGATTCCTTTATCTGCTCTTCAAGTTCGATTGAGCAATACAGCAG GAACAGAAAACAATTGCATTTGGGAACTGATTCATACAAAGTCAGAATTACAAGGAAGACCCGAAACAACCTTCCAGCTATGTAGCAG TGATTGTGAAAGCAAGGCCAATATAGTTAAAGTGATTCGTTCCATTCTGAGAGAGAACTTCAGGCGTCAAATAAAGTGTGATTTGCCTTTggagaaagcatgtaaaagtcgCCTAGTTCTACATAAAAATCGAATTCCTGTTTCAGCAAAATTGG CTTCTTCAAGAGCGTTGAAGTTACTGAAGAATTCTCCCACGAATGAATGGAACACGGATGCTATTAAAGGAAGTGAACTGGATTCTGATGAATGCAGCCAGAGCAGCAGCACTCCAAGTAGCAGCTGCCATACCACAGACAGCATCTTGGAATCTAAAGATTCATCTCCTGTGAAACACCTGCAGAACTGTGCATCGGACTTTTCAAACAGCCCTGTCAAAGAATCTGACATTCTTAGTGATGCTGAGGACGACTACCAGCAGATCCTAAACAAAGGCAGCCCTACGAAAGATATTGAAATTGAATTCCAAAGGCTAAAGATTTCAGAGAATCTGGGCAGTGATGCAGAAGAAAGGTATCCTGATGAGAAAAAGAGTGAAGCAGAGCACCCTAAATTAGTGCGTGCCCATTTTTGTCCCATTAAACGGAAAGCAAACAGTACAAGACGTGACAAAGGAACATTACTTGCAATGCAAGAAACGCACCAGTCTCTTGACAGTCACCCAGATGCTGGAAGTTTTGACCTGAACTCTGTTTTAGAAAGGGAATTTAGTGTACAAAGTTTAACTTCAGTAGTTAATGAAGACTGTTTTTATGAAACAGTAGACAGGCATGGTAAATCCTAG
- the TIAM2 gene encoding rho guanine nucleotide exchange factor TIAM2 isoform X4 → MEEVKDIPFIKPLARQLTDADRLRKVIQELMDTEKSYVKDLSCLFQLYLEPLQNETFLTQDEMESLFGSLPEMLDFQKVFLETLEDGISSCSDFNMLETPSQFRKLLFSLGGSFLYYADHFKLYSGFCANHIKVQKVLERAKTDKAFKAFLDAHNPTKQHSSTLESFLIKPVQRVLKYPLLLKELVSLTDPESEEHYHLTEALKAMEKVASHINEMQKIYEDYGAVFDQLVADQSGTQKEVTELSMGELLLYSTVLWLNPFPSLGKTRRDLELTVFVFKRAVILVYKENCKLKKKLATNVRTTLNQGDLDSFKFRWLIPLSALQVRLSNTAGTENNCIWELIHTKSELQGRPETTFQLCSSDCESKANIVKVIRSILRENFRRQIKCDLPLEKACKSRLVLHKNRIPVSAKLASSRALKLLKNSPTNEWNTDAIKGSELDSDECSQSSSTPSSSCHTTDSILESKDSSPVKHLQNCASDFSNSPVKESDILSDAEDDYQQILNKGSPTKDIEIEFQRLKISENLGSDAEERYPDEKKSEAEHPKLVRAHFCPIKRKANSTRRDKGTLLAMQETHQSLDSHPDAGSFDLNSVLEREFSVQSLTSVVNEDCFYETVDRHGKS, encoded by the exons ATGGAAGAAGTAAAGGATATCCCTTTTATAAAGCCACTGGCAAGGCAGCTTACAGATGCTGACAGGCTTCGGAAGGTCATCCAAGAGCTTATGGACACAGAGAAATCctatgtaaag GATTTGAGCTGCCTCTTTCAGTTATacttggagcctcttcagaatGAGACCTTCCTCACTCAAGATGAG ATGGAATCATTGTTTGGCAGTCTGCCAGAGATGTTGGATTTTCAAAAAGTTTTTCTAGAAACCCTTGAAGATGGCATTTCCTCCTGTTCTGATTTTAACATGCTTGAAACCCCTTCACAATTTCGG aaactGCTGTTTTCTTTGGGTGGCTCTTTCCTCTACTATGCTGATCATTTTAAACTGTACAGTGGATTCTGTGCAAACCACATCAAAGTCCAAAAGGTTCTTGAAAGAG ccAAGACAGATAAAGCCTTCAAGGCCTTTCTGGATGCTCACAACCCGACAAAGCAGCATTCTTCCACACTGGAGTCCTTTCTCATCAAGCCAGTTCAGAGAGTGCTGAAATACCCGCTGCTCCTGAAAGAGCTGGTATCCCTGACAGACCCTGAAAGTGAGGAGCATTACCATCTCACAG AAGCACTGAAGGCAATGGAAAAGGTGGCCAGTCACATCAATGAAATGCAGAAGATTTATGAGGATTATGGGGCAGTGTTTGACCAGCTAGTCGCAGATCAGAGTGGGACTCAGAAAGAG GTCACAGAACTTTCCATGGGAGAGCTTCTTTTGTACTCAACTGTTTTATGGCTGAACCCATTCCCCTCTTTAGGCAAAACAAGAAGAGACTTAGAGCTCACAGTATTTG TGTTCAAAAGAGCTGTCATATTAGTGTATAAAGAGAACTGCAAACTCAAAAAGAAGTTG GCAACTAATGTCCGAACAACACTCAATCAAGGTGATCTGGATTCATTTAAATTCCGTTGGTTGATTCCTTTATCTGCTCTTCAAGTTCGATTGAGCAATACAGCAG GAACAGAAAACAATTGCATTTGGGAACTGATTCATACAAAGTCAGAATTACAAGGAAGACCCGAAACAACCTTCCAGCTATGTAGCAG TGATTGTGAAAGCAAGGCCAATATAGTTAAAGTGATTCGTTCCATTCTGAGAGAGAACTTCAGGCGTCAAATAAAGTGTGATTTGCCTTTggagaaagcatgtaaaagtcgCCTAGTTCTACATAAAAATCGAATTCCTGTTTCAGCAAAATTGG CTTCTTCAAGAGCGTTGAAGTTACTGAAGAATTCTCCCACGAATGAATGGAACACGGATGCTATTAAAGGAAGTGAACTGGATTCTGATGAATGCAGCCAGAGCAGCAGCACTCCAAGTAGCAGCTGCCATACCACAGACAGCATCTTGGAATCTAAAGATTCATCTCCTGTGAAACACCTGCAGAACTGTGCATCGGACTTTTCAAACAGCCCTGTCAAAGAATCTGACATTCTTAGTGATGCTGAGGACGACTACCAGCAGATCCTAAACAAAGGCAGCCCTACGAAAGATATTGAAATTGAATTCCAAAGGCTAAAGATTTCAGAGAATCTGGGCAGTGATGCAGAAGAAAGGTATCCTGATGAGAAAAAGAGTGAAGCAGAGCACCCTAAATTAGTGCGTGCCCATTTTTGTCCCATTAAACGGAAAGCAAACAGTACAAGACGTGACAAAGGAACATTACTTGCAATGCAAGAAACGCACCAGTCTCTTGACAGTCACCCAGATGCTGGAAGTTTTGACCTGAACTCTGTTTTAGAAAGGGAATTTAGTGTACAAAGTTTAACTTCAGTAGTTAATGAAGACTGTTTTTATGAAACAGTAGACAGGCATGGTAAATCCTAG